One genomic window of Mucilaginibacter terrenus includes the following:
- the pafA gene encoding alkaline phosphatase PafA — translation MKVKYLLLAALLYSAGSFAQNKKTSPAIQTTLPRPKLVVGIVVDQMRWDYLYRYYDRYQAGGFKRMLNEGFTCENTLIPYIPTVTAIGHSSIYTGSVPAIHGIAGNDFIVQATGRSMYCTEDTTVSTVGSTSIAGKMSPKNLQASTITDELKLATNFRSKVIGIALKDRGGILPAGHAANAAYWFDDASGNWITSTFYMNALPAWVNTFNAGKPAEKYLKQDWNTLYPVNTYLQSAADNSPKYEGKFAGAETPTFPVKTSELYKGRMGMIRNTPYGNSMTLDLARAAVDNEKMGQNTVTDFLAVSLSSTDYIGHQFGPNSIEVEDTYLRLDKDLSAFFTFLDSKLGKGNYSVFLSADHGAAHNPNFLIDHNIPAGYWDESAALTQLNTALENKYKTKGLVRSLSNYQVNLNYTSLNKEKISEEAVKADCIQLLQKQAGVAYVVDMQRAQTANIPQDLRTRIINGYNAERSGAVQIVLKPGWYGGHGGTGTTHGTWNPYDAHIPLVFMGWGIKHGSLVRETHMTDIAATLAALLHIQAPSGNIGTPIGEVLK, via the coding sequence ATGAAAGTTAAGTATCTTCTCTTAGCCGCGCTATTGTATTCAGCCGGTAGTTTCGCACAAAACAAAAAAACATCTCCAGCAATACAAACTACTTTACCAAGGCCCAAGCTCGTGGTTGGGATAGTTGTAGACCAGATGCGATGGGATTACTTGTACCGATATTATGACCGCTACCAGGCGGGTGGTTTTAAGCGCATGCTTAATGAGGGATTTACATGCGAGAATACCCTTATACCTTATATACCAACAGTAACAGCTATTGGCCATAGCTCTATTTATACCGGCTCAGTTCCTGCTATTCATGGCATTGCCGGTAACGACTTTATTGTACAGGCTACCGGAAGATCAATGTACTGCACTGAAGACACTACGGTTAGTACTGTTGGCAGCACCTCCATAGCTGGCAAAATGTCTCCCAAAAATTTGCAGGCCAGCACCATTACAGACGAGTTGAAGCTTGCCACCAACTTCCGCTCCAAAGTTATCGGTATAGCGTTGAAAGACCGTGGCGGCATACTGCCAGCAGGGCATGCAGCAAACGCTGCCTACTGGTTTGACGATGCAAGCGGCAACTGGATAACAAGCACGTTCTACATGAATGCGCTTCCGGCATGGGTAAATACCTTTAATGCGGGCAAGCCTGCAGAAAAGTACCTAAAGCAGGACTGGAACACACTTTACCCTGTAAACACCTATTTACAAAGCGCTGCAGACAATAGCCCTAAATACGAAGGCAAATTTGCAGGAGCCGAAACGCCTACCTTCCCGGTAAAAACTTCGGAGTTATATAAAGGCCGAATGGGCATGATCCGCAATACACCGTACGGCAACTCCATGACTCTGGACCTCGCCCGCGCCGCGGTAGATAACGAGAAAATGGGACAGAACACGGTAACAGACTTCCTGGCGGTGAGCCTGTCGTCTACCGATTATATTGGCCACCAATTTGGGCCTAACTCTATAGAGGTTGAAGACACTTACCTTCGCCTGGATAAAGATCTTTCGGCATTTTTTACTTTTCTCGACAGCAAGCTTGGCAAAGGTAATTACAGCGTATTCCTGAGCGCCGACCACGGTGCAGCTCATAACCCCAACTTTCTTATAGACCACAACATTCCTGCAGGTTATTGGGACGAAAGCGCTGCATTAACACAACTTAATACTGCCCTGGAAAACAAGTATAAAACGAAGGGGCTTGTAAGATCACTATCTAATTATCAGGTAAACCTTAATTATACATCGCTAAACAAGGAAAAGATAAGCGAAGAAGCTGTTAAGGCAGATTGTATCCAGTTATTGCAAAAACAGGCTGGCGTTGCTTACGTAGTAGATATGCAGCGGGCGCAAACAGCAAATATTCCCCAGGATTTACGTACACGTATTATAAACGGCTACAATGCCGAGCGCAGCGGGGCTGTACAAATAGTACTTAAACCCGGTTGGTATGGCGGCCATGGTGGCACCGGTACCACGCACGGCACCTGGAACCCTTACGATGCACATATTCCATTAGTGTTTATGGGTTGGGGTATTAAACATGGAAGCCTTGTTCGTGAAACGCACATGACGGATATAGCAGCTACCCTTGCAGCGCTGTTGCACATACAGGCACCCAGCGGTAATATAGGAACTCCGATAGGTGAGGTATTGAAATAA
- a CDS encoding FKBP-type peptidyl-prolyl cis-trans isomerase, which translates to MKKVLFILSFVIVGLSACKKDKTISASEQAAIDDAAIQTYLAANPSINATKDPSGVYYQVLTEGNGTNPTLSSTVTVNYVGKLLDGTQFESGNITYALTSLIKGWQFGVPHVKSGGRILLIIPSGLAYGPNGSGKIPGNANLIFTIDLLSFK; encoded by the coding sequence ATGAAGAAAGTTTTATTTATTCTGAGTTTCGTAATTGTTGGCTTATCTGCCTGCAAGAAAGACAAGACTATTAGCGCCAGCGAGCAAGCTGCCATTGATGATGCCGCTATTCAAACTTACCTGGCTGCTAACCCAAGCATCAATGCAACAAAAGATCCTTCTGGTGTATATTACCAGGTGCTTACTGAGGGTAATGGTACAAATCCAACATTAAGTTCTACTGTTACAGTTAATTACGTTGGTAAACTATTGGATGGTACACAGTTTGAGAGTGGCAATATTACATATGCGCTAACATCTTTAATTAAAGGGTGGCAATTTGGGGTGCCACATGTAAAATCAGGTGGCCGTATATTGCTTATCATTCCATCTGGGTTGGCTTACGGACCAAATGGATCAGGCAAAATTCCAGGTAATGCTAATCTGATATTTACCATCGACTTGCTAAGTTTTAAGTAA
- a CDS encoding TonB-dependent receptor: MKNFFAALIALLLPVLASAQLSISGKVTNQTGEALPGATITLKQTASSTVTDAAGKYQFNNLANGTYTIEASYVGYTINSKSVVLKGSQTINFILSANATSIEEVTVTATRAGKNSPTAFTNVSRQELQKRNFGQDLPYLLNQTPSVVTTSDAGAGVGYTGIRIRGSDATRVNVTINGIPYNDSESQGSYFVDLPDIASSINNIQVQRGVGTSTNGAGAFGGSINIQTTTRRDTGYADISTSAGSFGTVKNTVNLGTGLLGGHFSVDGRLSRIRSDGYIDRASSNLKSFFVSGAYYGKSSTLRANVFSGYERTYQAWNGVPDYIIGDNTIPNNRTYNELGLMPDGQYYKDQVDDYTQNHYQLLYDQKLSDKLSFSGALHYTKGKGYYEEFKTDAAVANYGLTPVVIGTDTISNTDLARRRWLDNDFYGVTYALKYVPTDALNLTLGGAYNRYTGAHFGNIIYTAQSAGITPNYEYYRDDAKKNDFNIFTRGEYKAGDVTLYGDLQYRRVAYSFFGLDRNLNNAQQEATLNFFNPKVGLTYQFNADNNIYASFAVGHHEPNRDDYVNSTPVTRPKAESLKDFEAGYRTTSEIFKGGINLFYMLYSNQLILTGALNDVGEPIRQNVKDSYRAGIELDGRVKITDNFSWAANATISTNKIKNYGQFFSNYDDNTLVGQTFKKTDIAFSPSFTGYSELSYAPFKGSEIAFVSKYVGSQYLDNTMNTNPAGFPVTGDNRFITDRKLNSYFVNDVRLRYNFSVHSVKNIGLGLLVSNVFSKKYEANGATYPDIEGGQVVNYNYYFPQATRNFLASVTLSF, encoded by the coding sequence TTGAAAAACTTTTTTGCGGCGCTTATCGCCCTGCTGCTGCCTGTCCTGGCATCAGCCCAACTTTCCATCAGCGGAAAGGTTACTAATCAAACCGGCGAAGCACTGCCGGGCGCAACCATCACCTTAAAACAAACTGCTTCGTCCACCGTAACGGACGCGGCAGGCAAGTATCAGTTCAACAATCTTGCTAACGGCACTTACACCATTGAAGCCAGCTACGTAGGCTACACTATCAACAGCAAATCTGTTGTTTTAAAAGGTAGCCAAACCATCAACTTTATACTTAGCGCTAACGCAACGAGTATTGAAGAGGTTACGGTTACCGCGACAAGGGCGGGCAAAAATTCGCCCACCGCTTTCACAAACGTAAGCAGGCAGGAGTTGCAAAAGCGCAACTTTGGGCAGGACCTTCCGTACCTGCTCAACCAAACACCGTCGGTAGTTACAACATCAGATGCAGGTGCAGGAGTTGGTTACACAGGTATCCGCATCCGTGGCAGCGATGCTACCAGGGTAAACGTTACCATAAACGGTATCCCCTACAACGATTCAGAAAGCCAGGGCTCATACTTTGTTGACCTTCCGGATATTGCATCCTCTATCAACAACATCCAGGTGCAGCGTGGCGTAGGTACATCTACCAACGGCGCAGGTGCATTTGGTGGCAGTATAAACATCCAGACCACAACACGCAGGGACACCGGTTATGCAGATATCAGCACATCGGCAGGTTCGTTCGGTACTGTTAAAAACACTGTGAACCTGGGTACCGGATTATTGGGCGGTCATTTTAGTGTAGATGGCCGTTTATCACGCATTCGCAGCGACGGATATATAGACAGGGCCTCTTCAAATTTGAAGTCATTCTTCGTAAGCGGTGCCTACTATGGCAAATCTAGCACTTTGAGGGCTAATGTTTTCTCGGGCTACGAACGTACTTACCAGGCCTGGAACGGCGTGCCGGATTACATTATTGGTGATAATACTATTCCCAACAACCGCACGTATAACGAATTGGGGTTGATGCCTGACGGGCAATACTACAAAGACCAGGTAGATGATTATACACAGAATCATTACCAACTGTTGTACGATCAAAAATTAAGTGACAAACTATCCTTCAGCGGCGCGTTGCACTATACCAAGGGCAAAGGTTATTATGAGGAATTTAAGACTGATGCAGCCGTAGCTAACTATGGCTTAACACCGGTTGTTATCGGCACAGATACTATAAGCAACACCGACCTTGCCCGTCGCCGTTGGTTGGATAATGATTTTTATGGCGTGACATATGCCCTTAAGTATGTGCCAACAGACGCACTTAACTTAACACTGGGTGGCGCTTACAACCGTTACACAGGCGCGCATTTTGGCAATATTATATATACCGCGCAAAGCGCAGGTATTACACCAAATTACGAGTACTATCGTGATGATGCCAAAAAGAACGACTTCAATATTTTTACCCGTGGTGAATATAAGGCGGGAGACGTGACTTTATATGGTGACCTGCAGTACCGGAGGGTAGCTTATTCTTTCTTCGGCCTCGACCGTAACTTAAACAACGCACAGCAAGAAGCAACACTTAACTTTTTCAACCCTAAAGTTGGTTTAACTTACCAGTTTAATGCCGACAACAACATTTATGCTTCATTTGCCGTAGGCCACCACGAACCTAACCGTGACGACTATGTTAACTCCACGCCGGTAACAAGGCCCAAAGCAGAAAGCCTTAAAGACTTTGAAGCGGGCTACCGTACTACAAGTGAGATTTTCAAAGGTGGCATTAACCTGTTTTACATGTTGTACAGTAACCAGCTAATATTAACAGGTGCTTTAAACGATGTAGGCGAGCCAATACGGCAAAATGTTAAGGATAGCTACCGCGCCGGTATCGAGCTTGATGGCCGCGTTAAGATTACCGACAACTTTAGCTGGGCGGCTAATGCAACCATCAGCACCAATAAAATTAAAAATTACGGCCAGTTCTTTTCAAACTACGATGATAACACGCTGGTAGGGCAAACATTTAAGAAAACTGATATTGCTTTCTCGCCGTCGTTTACCGGTTATAGCGAATTAAGTTATGCTCCATTCAAAGGCAGCGAGATCGCTTTTGTAAGCAAATACGTGGGCAGCCAGTATTTAGATAATACTATGAACACCAACCCTGCTGGTTTCCCGGTGACCGGTGATAACCGCTTTATAACCGACCGAAAGCTAAACAGCTATTTTGTGAATGATGTAAGGCTTCGTTACAATTTCAGCGTACACTCAGTGAAAAATATTGGTTTAGGCCTGCTGGTTAGCAACGTATTCAGCAAAAAGTACGAGGCAAATGGCGCAACATATCCCGATATTGAAGGTGGACAAGTAGTTAATTACAACTACTACTTTCCACAGGCAACACGAAACTTCCTGGCTTCTGTAACCTTAAGTTTCTGA
- a CDS encoding AraC family transcriptional regulator, whose product MAFFKYLRSSSLDNTEMFMSANEVDYFPFHMHDYYCVSVITDGTEVLQTRQSTYYATSGSISITQANEAHKNFSLDESGYSYKTLYVNPEVLKYFNKGKAVNKLERVIEDQCITNAINALFDGSVICNAHLDGIIKNLAKYSTGPGEQNIDVFTRIDEMISEAGFEKVTLDWLARSFCMSKYHFIRRFKAAKGITPQAYVTISRLKAAKSLLLNGAPVKDVAFATGFYDSTHLNTALKKFFGVNACAIKNSNIIHCT is encoded by the coding sequence ATGGCGTTTTTCAAGTACCTTAGAAGTAGCTCTCTTGATAATACAGAGATGTTTATGTCGGCAAATGAAGTCGATTATTTCCCCTTTCATATGCACGATTACTACTGCGTTTCTGTTATCACCGATGGAACGGAGGTGCTGCAAACCCGGCAATCAACCTATTACGCCACTAGTGGTTCCATTTCTATTACTCAGGCTAATGAGGCGCATAAAAACTTCTCATTAGATGAGAGTGGTTACAGCTACAAAACACTTTACGTAAATCCGGAAGTACTAAAATATTTCAATAAAGGAAAGGCTGTAAATAAACTGGAAAGAGTTATAGAAGACCAATGTATTACTAACGCTATTAATGCTTTATTTGATGGTAGTGTTATCTGCAATGCACACCTTGATGGGATAATTAAAAATCTGGCGAAATATTCAACTGGTCCTGGCGAACAAAATATAGATGTATTTACACGTATTGATGAAATGATATCTGAAGCAGGTTTTGAAAAAGTAACCTTAGATTGGCTAGCCCGCAGTTTTTGCATGAGTAAGTATCATTTTATCAGGAGGTTTAAAGCTGCAAAAGGCATTACACCTCAGGCCTATGTAACAATAAGCAGGTTAAAGGCAGCCAAGAGTTTGCTGCTAAATGGAGCGCCTGTAAAAGATGTTGCATTTGCCACCGGGTTCTACGACAGTACCCATCTGAATACTGCTTTAAAAAAGTTTTTCGGAGTAAACGCCTGTGCGATAAAAAATAGCAATATTATACATTGTACCTGA
- a CDS encoding amidohydrolase: MKKRYTLLLSLSVLYANAQTSQYLKAVATKADAMQTQIVSWRRDFHEHPELGNREVRTSGIISKYLTSLGMEVKTGIATTGVVGILKGAKPGPVVALRADMDGLPVTERNNLPFKSTVTTEYNGQQVGVMHACGHDSHMAILMGVAKVLSDMKGDLHGTVKFIFQPAEEGAPAGEKGGAEQMVAEGVMQNPKVDVVFGLHINSQTEVGKITYRPGGTMAGVSDMRITVKGRSAHGAYPWSSVDPVVVSAQIINCLQSIVSRNVNITENPAVVTVGAIKGGTRFNIIPESVQMDGTLRYFTEVDHKLLTENVRRIAIKTAEAYGATAEVQIPYSNQYPVTFNDVALTQKILPTLQTTAGKNNVLLVPPVTGAEDFSFFQQKVPGIFFFLGGMPKGGNSLTAPSHHTPDFYIDESGFTLGVKALCNLTLDYMASSKKK, translated from the coding sequence ATGAAAAAGCGGTATACTTTGTTACTTTCCCTGTCGGTTCTTTATGCTAACGCACAAACCTCCCAATACCTAAAAGCTGTTGCAACAAAAGCTGATGCCATGCAAACTCAAATTGTGTCCTGGCGGCGTGACTTTCACGAACACCCGGAACTAGGCAACCGAGAGGTACGCACATCCGGCATTATTTCTAAATATTTAACCTCGCTGGGTATGGAAGTGAAAACCGGTATAGCAACTACCGGAGTCGTAGGGATATTAAAAGGTGCAAAGCCCGGGCCGGTTGTTGCTTTGCGTGCAGATATGGATGGCCTGCCCGTAACGGAGCGGAATAATTTACCTTTTAAATCAACTGTGACTACCGAGTACAATGGGCAGCAGGTGGGCGTTATGCACGCTTGCGGGCACGACTCGCACATGGCAATATTAATGGGCGTAGCCAAAGTGCTGTCTGATATGAAGGGCGATTTACACGGAACAGTGAAATTTATCTTCCAGCCTGCCGAAGAAGGTGCCCCGGCAGGTGAAAAAGGTGGTGCTGAGCAAATGGTTGCCGAAGGCGTAATGCAGAACCCTAAAGTGGATGTGGTATTTGGTTTGCACATCAACTCTCAGACAGAAGTAGGTAAGATCACTTATCGTCCGGGCGGCACCATGGCAGGGGTAAGCGATATGCGCATTACAGTAAAAGGCCGCTCAGCACATGGCGCCTACCCATGGAGCAGTGTTGACCCGGTAGTTGTTTCAGCGCAGATCATAAACTGCCTGCAAAGCATTGTAAGCCGCAATGTTAATATTACGGAGAACCCGGCGGTTGTAACCGTAGGAGCGATAAAAGGTGGTACCCGCTTTAATATAATTCCGGAAAGTGTGCAGATGGATGGTACGTTACGCTATTTTACAGAAGTCGACCACAAGTTACTTACGGAGAATGTGCGGCGTATTGCCATTAAAACCGCAGAGGCTTATGGTGCAACCGCCGAGGTGCAAATACCCTATAGCAACCAATACCCGGTAACTTTTAACGATGTTGCTCTTACCCAGAAAATTCTTCCTACACTACAGACAACAGCGGGCAAAAACAACGTGCTGCTGGTACCGCCCGTAACCGGCGCGGAGGATTTTAGCTTCTTTCAGCAAAAGGTTCCGGGCATATTTTTCTTTCTGGGAGGGATGCCTAAAGGAGGGAACTCTTTAACAGCCCCCTCTCACCACACGCCGGACTTTTACATAGATGAAAGCGGATTTACCCTCGGCGTTAAAGCACTGTGTAATTTAACGCTGGATTATATGGCATCGAGCAAAAAGAAATAA
- a CDS encoding SGNH/GDSL hydrolase family protein: MKMIFSADLNTKGLKKWSSRAGALTLIAVLLLATGCKKAGEPIIKNEGSGGVPATANLDKIVAFKNFKKTPSIGYDLVAIGDSYIQGDYYTLNLKGKLINSGLSDGGPGYCSFGRFDESDSNSIDSSIDPSQLTFTYSALQWALNQADAIGPCGDVKSNIDNAPINVVSTIPLNTMTIIYEQHPGAGSFRYRVNGGDWTTVSAEAANSTIANVIVNTSAAGSVINLDIESLKAGQRFCGVVGRKSGNLTVHKAGMSGGIAVFFGQNDQWRDAVKVLNPKGVIISFGTNEMELGIEPENLRVNVQYIINRVREAHPNCDILLMCPPETKYEKLEPKAYKIADYGAVLYQLALENNTAFVNLAAVFPHFSQASIDQGYMNADGKHPGEKGGELIAKTLYDAFNK, encoded by the coding sequence ATGAAAATGATATTTAGCGCTGATTTAAATACAAAAGGATTAAAAAAATGGAGCAGCCGTGCAGGGGCTTTAACCCTTATTGCCGTTTTACTACTTGCAACTGGTTGTAAAAAAGCTGGTGAGCCAATTATAAAAAATGAAGGCAGTGGTGGTGTACCGGCAACTGCAAATCTTGATAAGATAGTAGCGTTTAAAAATTTTAAGAAAACACCATCTATCGGTTATGACCTTGTTGCAATTGGCGACTCTTACATTCAAGGTGATTACTACACCCTAAATTTGAAAGGCAAATTGATAAATAGTGGCCTTTCAGACGGTGGGCCGGGTTATTGCAGTTTCGGCCGTTTTGATGAAAGCGACTCTAACTCTATAGACAGTTCTATCGATCCATCTCAACTAACGTTTACTTATAGCGCACTGCAGTGGGCACTTAACCAGGCAGATGCAATTGGCCCATGCGGAGATGTAAAAAGCAATATCGACAATGCTCCTATAAATGTTGTTTCTACTATCCCTCTCAATACAATGACCATCATCTATGAGCAACACCCTGGTGCAGGAAGTTTCCGGTACAGGGTAAATGGCGGGGACTGGACAACCGTAAGTGCCGAAGCGGCAAATAGTACCATAGCAAATGTTATTGTAAATACATCAGCAGCCGGATCCGTTATTAACCTTGATATCGAGTCACTTAAAGCAGGGCAGCGTTTTTGCGGCGTAGTGGGTAGAAAAAGCGGCAATTTAACAGTTCACAAGGCGGGTATGTCTGGTGGTATTGCTGTGTTCTTTGGTCAAAATGATCAGTGGAGAGACGCGGTAAAAGTGTTGAATCCGAAAGGCGTGATCATAAGTTTTGGCACGAACGAAATGGAACTAGGTATTGAACCGGAAAACTTGCGGGTGAATGTACAATACATAATAAACAGGGTGAGAGAGGCTCATCCTAATTGTGATATATTGTTAATGTGCCCGCCGGAAACAAAGTACGAAAAACTTGAGCCAAAGGCTTACAAGATTGCCGACTACGGTGCCGTACTATACCAGCTTGCTTTAGAAAACAATACCGCATTTGTAAATCTCGCCGCCGTTTTCCCTCATTTCAGCCAGGCATCTATCGACCAGGGTTACATGAATGCTGATGGCAAGCATCCTGGAGAAAAGGGTGGAGAGTTGATAGCCAAAACCTTGTACGACGCATTTAATAAATAA
- the aspS gene encoding aspartate--tRNA ligase, translating to MLRTHTCGQLNISNLGETVTLCGWVQKSRDLGGTTFIDVRDRYGLTQLIFNTDSDAQLRETSRGLGREFVIKVTGKVLERTNKNLKISTGEIEIQVTELEVLNAAKIPPFLIEDETDGGEELRAKYRYLDLRRNPIRNNLVLRHKMAQEIRRYLSDLEFIEVETPVLIKSTPEGARDFVVPSRMNPGEFYALPQSPQTFKQLLMVSGFDRYFQIVKCFRDEDLRADRQPEFTQIDCEMSFITQEDILNIFEGLTRHLFRHVKGVEFEDFPRMQYADAMRLYGSDKPDTRFGMQFVELTDVVKGKGFGVFDNAELVVAINAKGCASYTRKQIDELTEWLKRPQIGATGLIYARHNEDGTIKSSVDKFYNEEELAKWSAALETEKGDLILVLAGQTDKVRKQMNELRLEIGGRVGLRDKNKFSPLWVVDFPLLEWDEESGRYHAMHHPFTSPKPEDIALLDTAPGDVRANAYDLVINGTEIGGGSIRIHDRGLQSLMFKHLGFSADEAQKQFGFLMDAFEFGAPPHGGIAFGFDRLASIFAGLDSIRDVIAFPKNNSGRDVMIDSPSTIAEAQMNELKIKTTVS from the coding sequence ATGCTACGTACACACACTTGCGGACAATTAAATATCAGCAATTTAGGCGAGACAGTAACCCTCTGCGGATGGGTGCAAAAATCGCGGGACCTGGGCGGCACTACCTTTATTGATGTGCGCGACCGTTATGGTTTAACCCAATTGATATTTAATACCGATAGCGACGCGCAGCTGCGTGAAACCAGCCGCGGTCTTGGCCGCGAGTTTGTGATAAAAGTTACCGGTAAGGTGCTTGAGCGTACCAACAAGAACTTAAAAATTTCTACCGGCGAAATTGAGATACAGGTAACCGAACTTGAGGTACTTAACGCTGCAAAGATCCCTCCTTTCCTGATAGAGGATGAGACTGATGGTGGTGAGGAACTGCGTGCTAAATACCGCTACCTGGACCTGCGCCGCAACCCTATACGTAACAACCTGGTGCTTCGCCACAAAATGGCACAGGAGATACGCCGTTATTTATCTGACCTTGAATTTATAGAGGTAGAAACCCCGGTGCTTATTAAATCTACACCGGAAGGCGCGCGCGACTTTGTGGTGCCCAGCCGCATGAACCCGGGTGAATTTTACGCGCTGCCGCAATCACCGCAAACTTTTAAGCAGTTGCTGATGGTAAGCGGGTTTGACCGTTACTTCCAGATTGTTAAGTGTTTTAGGGACGAGGACCTGCGCGCAGACCGCCAGCCGGAGTTTACCCAGATAGACTGCGAGATGTCGTTCATCACACAGGAAGATATCCTGAATATTTTTGAGGGGTTAACCCGTCATCTGTTCCGCCATGTAAAAGGTGTGGAATTTGAAGATTTCCCGCGTATGCAGTACGCAGATGCTATGCGCCTGTACGGTTCCGATAAGCCTGACACCCGTTTCGGGATGCAGTTTGTTGAACTGACTGACGTTGTAAAAGGCAAAGGTTTTGGTGTCTTTGATAATGCCGAACTGGTAGTAGCTATTAATGCTAAAGGCTGCGCAAGCTATACCCGCAAGCAAATAGATGAATTAACCGAATGGTTAAAGCGTCCGCAAATCGGTGCAACAGGTTTGATCTACGCCCGTCACAATGAGGATGGCACCATCAAATCATCTGTAGATAAGTTTTATAATGAAGAAGAGCTGGCCAAATGGTCGGCAGCTTTGGAAACCGAAAAGGGCGACCTTATCCTGGTCCTTGCCGGCCAAACCGACAAAGTACGCAAGCAAATGAACGAGCTGCGCCTGGAAATAGGCGGCCGTGTAGGTTTACGCGATAAAAATAAGTTCTCGCCGCTTTGGGTGGTCGATTTTCCGCTGCTGGAATGGGATGAAGAATCTGGCCGCTATCACGCCATGCACCACCCGTTCACGTCGCCTAAGCCGGAAGATATTGCCTTACTGGACACAGCCCCCGGTGATGTACGCGCCAACGCTTATGACCTTGTAATTAACGGTACCGAAATAGGTGGTGGTTCAATACGTATCCACGACCGTGGTTTGCAATCGCTTATGTTTAAACACCTGGGCTTTTCTGCAGACGAAGCACAAAAGCAATTTGGCTTTTTGATGGATGCTTTTGAGTTTGGCGCACCTCCGCATGGTGGTATTGCATTCGGTTTTGACAGGCTGGCCTCCATATTCGCTGGCTTAGATTCTATACGCGATGTGATCGCCTTCCCTAAAAATAATTCTGGCCGTGATGTAATGATAGACTCGCCATCCACTATCGCCGAAGCGCAAATGAACGAACTAAAAATAAAAACAACTGTATCGTAA